The following are encoded together in the Candidatus Zixiibacteriota bacterium genome:
- a CDS encoding ABC transporter ATP-binding protein — translation MKKIRRLWNYLKPYWVIELITFFVMAIMACLALVLPVAVQYLIDNLIPSMIAAHGQGGNLRKVVLFGAFLITIYLFNIFFSYLRDYLAAKVGANIIADIRSQLFAHLEKLSLKFFQTHQVGEMMSRLLSDAGQLQGLLTSTLLMFLTNVFLLLAIMIYLLNVNTFLTLIAVIPVPLTILLSHAYGKKVNNIMRRLQETLAQLSARIQEAFLSIKTIKAFGQEDSERGKVDTVLKGLTGLYIKNSIINSLSINLIHFINMIGPIVVLSWGTYMIAGGTMKLGALMAFYMLLTYLYSPIQDLASINLQVQGAMASVNRIFEYLDLPPSITEDEKPAVIEQATGEIALEKVGFSYSAEGFNISDLNLKIKAKEKLAIVGPSGSGKTTIINLIMRFYDPDSGVIKLDGIDIRRLSIKSLRDNMSLVDQDPLLFRTTIFENISYSKPGASMEEVIEAARVANIHDFIASLNDGYNSMVGERGVTLSGGEKQRICLARAIIKNPSILILDEATSALDSLSEALIQESLKHILIDKTAIIIAHRLSTVEHADRILVIDNGRIVDEGKHEELLEESPLYRDLAKRQLKA, via the coding sequence ATGAAAAAAATTAGGCGACTCTGGAATTATCTGAAACCGTACTGGGTGATTGAACTGATCACTTTCTTCGTCATGGCCATTATGGCTTGCCTGGCTCTGGTTCTCCCGGTGGCGGTTCAGTATCTGATTGACAACCTGATCCCATCCATGATTGCGGCCCACGGTCAGGGCGGGAATCTGCGGAAAGTCGTCCTCTTCGGGGCTTTCCTTATCACCATTTATCTGTTCAATATCTTCTTTTCCTATCTGCGGGACTATCTGGCGGCGAAAGTCGGCGCCAACATTATTGCCGATATTCGCTCTCAGCTTTTTGCTCATCTGGAGAAACTGTCGCTGAAATTCTTTCAAACGCATCAGGTCGGCGAAATGATGTCTCGTCTCCTTTCCGATGCCGGGCAACTGCAGGGACTTCTGACATCGACCCTTTTAATGTTTTTGACCAATGTCTTTCTGCTTCTGGCCATTATGATCTATCTTTTGAACGTGAATACTTTCCTGACCCTGATTGCCGTTATTCCGGTGCCGCTTACAATTCTATTGTCGCACGCTTATGGGAAAAAGGTGAATAATATCATGCGTCGACTTCAGGAGACGCTCGCTCAGCTGTCGGCCCGCATTCAGGAGGCATTCCTTTCGATTAAGACCATCAAAGCATTCGGTCAGGAGGATTCGGAAAGAGGTAAAGTCGATACGGTCTTAAAGGGCTTGACGGGACTGTATATAAAAAACAGCATCATTAACTCGCTCTCGATCAATCTGATTCATTTCATAAATATGATCGGCCCGATCGTGGTTCTCTCGTGGGGCACTTATATGATTGCGGGGGGGACCATGAAGCTGGGCGCTCTGATGGCCTTCTATATGCTCTTGACCTATCTTTATTCACCCATTCAGGATCTGGCCTCGATCAATCTTCAGGTACAGGGAGCCATGGCCTCGGTCAATCGAATTTTCGAGTATCTGGATCTCCCGCCTTCGATAACGGAAGATGAAAAACCGGCTGTCATAGAACAAGCAACCGGCGAAATTGCCCTTGAAAAAGTCGGTTTCAGCTATAGTGCCGAGGGATTCAATATTTCCGATCTAAACCTGAAAATCAAAGCCAAAGAGAAGCTGGCCATTGTCGGGCCCTCCGGGTCAGGGAAGACGACCATCATTAACCTTATTATGAGATTTTATGATCCCGATTCGGGGGTCATAAAGCTGGACGGGATAGATATTAGAAGGCTTTCGATAAAATCGCTGCGCGATAATATGAGTCTGGTTGACCAGGATCCGCTCTTATTCCGGACAACCATCTTTGAGAATATTTCCTATTCCAAGCCGGGAGCCTCTATGGAGGAGGTCATTGAGGCGGCCCGCGTGGCCAATATCCATGACTTCATAGCATCACTCAATGACGGTTACAACAGCATGGTGGGCGAAAGGGGCGTCACTCTCTCGGGAGGAGAAAAGCAGCGAATCTGCCTGGCCCGAGCAATTATCAAGAATCCGTCCATTCTTATCCTCGATGAAGCCACCTCGGCGCTGGATTCGCTATCCGAAGCATTGATTCAGGAGTCGCTCAAGCATATCCTCATTGACAAGACCGCCATCATCATAGCCCATCGACTATCCACGGTTGAGCATGCCGATCGTATTCTGGTTATTGATAACGGCCGAATAGTCGATGAGGGAAAACATGAAGAACTTCTTGAAGAATCCCCGCTCTATCGTGACCTGGCAAAAAGGCAGTTGAAAGCCTGA
- a CDS encoding radical SAM protein: MGQNALKRKDFPAILIAYPSCFYYPAWMERVEMKTSQLLVASYLGQFFPVEYADFEITIGRANSSVQIRRYERKVREILTDRRFDILALSCWTSLSYQATLATARICRELFPDKLIVVGGYHASARPREFVTPDNVIDYVICGEGELPLKEIAEGFKVADRPSETQIIEAPLFPAEEFIRIDWNLVDDFFRAEFPQGLTNVYLFHSRGCPFGCSFCMEPLKERKWRAFSPEMAVEEMLLVGERFKPMGVAAADACFGLRSAWRKEFLKRLVEAAPKFWVVIETRPEYLDREDIELLSHLKVEVQFGVESCSPEILLLMRKTRQPRKFLDRFLETSHLLSEKGVLHRANLIFNHPGETRRTLEETFAFIDRELVYRGTSLMWAAHAYMHFPGCELDVNRQYYEEKYGTRFLKPEWWKGTDDQYEASMDCDPSGDLQGEDRHLWRKMLEERSDAMKAALTPLAFRFAAAKYYLEWKSEPSHEKN; the protein is encoded by the coding sequence GTGGGACAAAACGCACTGAAGAGAAAAGACTTCCCGGCGATACTGATAGCATATCCATCCTGTTTCTATTATCCAGCCTGGATGGAAAGAGTCGAGATGAAGACGTCACAATTACTGGTGGCGTCTTATCTCGGGCAATTCTTTCCGGTTGAATATGCCGATTTTGAGATAACCATCGGGAGAGCCAACAGTTCCGTTCAGATTAGACGGTACGAACGTAAGGTGAGAGAAATTCTGACCGACCGCCGTTTCGACATTCTGGCTCTCTCTTGCTGGACAAGTCTCTCCTATCAGGCCACACTGGCCACCGCCCGAATCTGTCGGGAGCTTTTTCCCGACAAGCTGATTGTAGTGGGTGGTTATCATGCTTCCGCCCGCCCCCGTGAATTTGTCACCCCGGATAATGTCATCGATTATGTCATCTGTGGCGAGGGGGAACTGCCGCTGAAAGAGATTGCCGAGGGATTTAAGGTCGCCGACCGCCCCTCGGAAACTCAAATAATTGAGGCCCCTCTTTTTCCGGCGGAGGAGTTCATTAGGATCGATTGGAATCTCGTCGATGATTTCTTTCGCGCGGAGTTTCCCCAGGGGTTGACTAATGTGTACCTGTTTCATTCGCGGGGGTGTCCGTTTGGCTGCTCTTTCTGTATGGAGCCATTGAAAGAACGCAAATGGCGAGCCTTTTCTCCGGAAATGGCAGTCGAGGAAATGTTGCTGGTGGGAGAGCGGTTCAAGCCGATGGGCGTGGCCGCCGCCGATGCCTGCTTCGGCCTGAGATCGGCCTGGAGAAAAGAATTTTTGAAGAGACTGGTCGAGGCCGCGCCCAAATTCTGGGTCGTCATTGAAACCCGCCCCGAATATCTTGACCGCGAAGATATCGAACTTTTGTCCCATCTCAAAGTCGAGGTTCAATTTGGAGTGGAAAGCTGCTCCCCTGAGATCCTTTTACTAATGAGAAAGACCAGGCAGCCCCGGAAATTCCTCGATCGTTTCCTTGAAACGAGTCATCTTCTTTCCGAAAAAGGGGTGCTTCATCGCGCCAATCTCATCTTCAATCATCCGGGTGAAACACGGCGCACTCTTGAGGAGACCTTCGCCTTTATCGACCGCGAGCTTGTATACAGAGGAACCTCCTTGATGTGGGCTGCCCATGCTTATATGCATTTCCCCGGTTGCGAATTGGATGTCAATCGGCAATATTATGAAGAAAAATACGGCACCCGGTTTCTGAAACCGGAGTGGTGGAAAGGGACCGACGATCAGTATGAGGCCAGCATGGACTGCGACCCGTCGGGCGATCTTCAGGGCGAAGATCGACATCTCTGGAGAAAAATGCTGGAGGAACGTTCTGATGCGATGAAAGCGGCCTTGACTCCTCTTGCGTTCAGGTTCGCCGCAGCAAAATATTACCTGGAGTGGAAATCGGAACCGAGCCATGAAAAAAATTAG
- a CDS encoding radical SAM protein, giving the protein MSEFKIFPKVVIWEVTFACNMRCLHCGTSAGKRRPDELTAEEALNLIDELTGLGCEEITLSGGEPLLREDWKLLAQRIKDRGAKSYLITNGLAVTAEVVEDFARLKFSDIGVSFDGTEKTHNFIRQRDDSWQKAFDAMRMMADNGNIRFCAVTQVSNINLNELDDIKLILQDAGCKLWRIQLTTNTGRMQQHKDLIMSLDNYPKLIDKLLDLRTQKDMVVDVGENIGYYGCKGAKLNDDYPYFGCYAGTLVAGIESNGAVKGCLSMPEQYVEGNIRDSSFTEIWNRPGAFAYNRQFTRETADGECRECKYLPLCRGGCTTTSVSASGRRADNPFCIYRMEKKQGITGEDPEIITKLLDEISAQEAEWDKTH; this is encoded by the coding sequence ATGAGCGAATTCAAAATTTTTCCGAAAGTCGTTATCTGGGAGGTTACCTTTGCCTGCAATATGCGATGCCTTCATTGCGGCACATCCGCGGGTAAGAGACGCCCGGATGAGTTGACGGCGGAAGAGGCTTTAAACCTTATAGATGAACTGACCGGTCTGGGATGTGAAGAGATCACTCTTTCCGGCGGAGAGCCGTTGTTAAGAGAGGATTGGAAACTGCTGGCACAGAGAATAAAAGACCGGGGCGCCAAGTCATATCTTATCACGAATGGTCTGGCCGTGACAGCAGAAGTGGTTGAGGATTTTGCACGGCTGAAATTCAGCGATATCGGCGTCAGTTTTGACGGGACCGAAAAGACCCACAATTTCATCAGGCAACGCGATGACAGCTGGCAAAAGGCCTTTGACGCCATGCGCATGATGGCCGATAACGGTAATATACGCTTCTGCGCCGTGACACAGGTTTCTAATATAAACCTGAACGAACTGGATGATATCAAACTCATACTGCAGGATGCCGGCTGCAAGCTTTGGCGCATCCAGCTGACAACCAATACCGGGCGGATGCAGCAGCATAAAGACCTCATCATGTCTCTGGATAATTATCCCAAACTGATTGATAAACTGCTGGACTTGAGAACGCAGAAGGATATGGTGGTCGATGTCGGCGAGAATATCGGTTATTATGGATGCAAGGGCGCCAAGCTGAATGATGATTATCCATATTTCGGCTGTTATGCCGGAACGTTGGTGGCCGGAATTGAGTCAAACGGAGCGGTAAAAGGGTGTTTATCGATGCCGGAGCAGTATGTCGAGGGGAATATCCGTGACTCCTCTTTCACCGAAATCTGGAACCGTCCGGGCGCCTTCGCCTACAACCGTCAGTTCACACGCGAAACGGCCGACGGCGAATGCCGTGAGTGTAAATACCTTCCTCTCTGCCGAGGCGGCTGCACCACAACTTCCGTTTCAGCTTCAGGTCGTCGGGCGGATAATCCTTTCTGCATCTATCGCATGGAGAAAAAACAGGGCATAACCGGCGAGGACCCGGAGATTATCACCAAACTCCTTGATGAAATCAGCGCCCAGGAAGCCGAGTGGGACAAAACGCACTGA
- a CDS encoding SPASM domain-containing protein, translating to MWKLSRYNHFQPWEDGYHIAYNARSGAVALMTSENYTLYHKIADKLSAAAEPEFSPEEQELIKQLKYGSFVDAGDRDEWNTIRFQHNLARYDQSSLGLTLAPTMACNMACPYCYEGNKKGRMSAEIIESLLNFVEKKAKGLTQLDIAWYGGEPLLALDIIEDLTESFRDLGKEYKFEYNASMISNGYLLNKENVDKLTQLGVKQIQVTLDGPARFHNLKRPLKNGQESFDTIIKNLVYASTKIGVGIRVNVDRSFTIDVIAELLDELTKAGIRERIGLYFGQLEASTKVCSNISESCYDAADFSRVEIDFYRLLLDKGFRIDKLPQPSVTFCMAQNVNSFVIDHEGNLCRCYNYVGDPAKAMGNIRDEIDYQHPNFVSLFEFDPFMDESCSECGILPVCMGGCPSRRADRDLPKEKMCDTWKHNLQPMLEIIARSRQQQVASARKEQ from the coding sequence ATGTGGAAGCTGTCTCGATATAATCATTTTCAACCATGGGAGGACGGCTATCATATCGCTTACAACGCTCGCTCGGGAGCGGTAGCCCTGATGACCTCCGAAAACTACACTCTTTATCACAAAATAGCCGACAAGCTGTCGGCCGCGGCCGAGCCCGAATTCAGTCCGGAGGAACAGGAACTCATCAAGCAGTTGAAATACGGCTCCTTTGTGGACGCCGGTGACAGGGATGAATGGAATACCATCAGGTTCCAGCACAATCTGGCCCGCTATGACCAGTCATCGCTGGGGCTGACCCTCGCCCCAACCATGGCCTGCAACATGGCCTGCCCTTATTGCTATGAGGGGAATAAGAAAGGCCGGATGTCGGCCGAAATAATTGAATCACTCCTTAATTTCGTGGAGAAAAAAGCAAAAGGGTTGACCCAACTCGATATTGCCTGGTATGGCGGCGAGCCGCTGCTGGCCTTAGACATAATCGAGGATTTGACCGAATCTTTCCGGGACCTCGGCAAGGAATATAAATTCGAATATAACGCCTCGATGATCTCCAACGGATATCTGTTGAATAAGGAAAATGTCGACAAACTGACCCAATTAGGCGTTAAACAAATACAGGTGACTCTGGATGGCCCCGCCCGCTTCCACAATCTGAAACGACCGCTTAAGAATGGTCAGGAGAGTTTTGACACCATTATCAAAAACCTTGTTTACGCCTCGACGAAGATCGGTGTCGGTATCCGGGTCAATGTCGATCGTAGCTTTACCATAGATGTTATCGCCGAGCTTCTGGACGAATTGACCAAAGCCGGTATTCGCGAGCGCATCGGTCTCTATTTCGGGCAACTGGAAGCTTCAACCAAGGTATGCTCCAATATTTCCGAGAGCTGCTATGATGCCGCCGACTTTTCCAGGGTTGAGATTGACTTTTATCGCCTTTTGCTGGATAAAGGCTTTAGAATAGACAAACTACCGCAACCATCGGTCACTTTCTGCATGGCTCAAAATGTAAATTCCTTTGTGATTGACCATGAAGGAAATCTCTGCCGATGTTATAATTATGTAGGGGATCCTGCCAAAGCTATGGGCAATATCCGGGATGAAATCGACTATCAGCATCCCAATTTCGTCAGCCTTTTCGAATTCGATCCGTTTATGGATGAATCATGCAGCGAGTGCGGCATTTTGCCGGTCTGCATGGGGGGCTGCCCTTCGCGTCGCGCCGATCGCGATCTTCCCAAAGAAAAAATGTGTGACACCTGGAAACATAATCTGCAGCCGATGCTTGAAATAATAGCACGCTCGAGACAACAGCAAGTTGCATCTGCCAGAAAGGAGCAATAA
- the hypE gene encoding hydrogenase expression/formation protein HypE, whose protein sequence is MTEKKDFQLSCPIPISEYPHILLAHGGGGRLMHQLLEKIIVPAFSNEALEARHDGAVLNLQNTRLAFTTDSYVVKPLFFPGGDIGALAVYGTVNDLAMCGARPLYLSVGFILEEGLPMETFWKVVQSIRKAAETAGVQIVTGDTKVVDHGKGDGIFVNTAGIGIIARNINISPAGVKVGDVVLLSGDIGRHGMAIMAAREGLAFESTIESDCAPLSEPVMNLLAAGIEIRCLRDLTRGGLASALVEIAETSKCHIEIEETAIPVQENVKGACEILGLDPLYVANEGRMVVFVRAADAEKALALLRAHPCGAHAAIIGHVHQAPASMVTMKSRIGASRIVDMISGEQLPRIC, encoded by the coding sequence ATGACCGAAAAGAAGGATTTCCAGCTTTCCTGCCCGATCCCGATATCGGAATACCCACATATCCTTCTCGCCCATGGGGGCGGCGGCCGACTGATGCATCAGTTGCTGGAGAAGATAATTGTCCCGGCATTCAGTAACGAAGCTCTCGAGGCGCGCCATGATGGAGCAGTTTTGAATCTGCAGAATACCCGACTCGCCTTTACGACCGATTCCTACGTCGTCAAGCCGCTTTTCTTCCCCGGTGGGGATATCGGAGCGCTGGCGGTTTATGGAACGGTCAATGACCTGGCGATGTGCGGCGCTCGCCCTCTTTATCTGAGCGTCGGATTTATTCTGGAGGAAGGACTGCCGATGGAAACATTCTGGAAGGTGGTTCAATCAATTCGGAAGGCCGCCGAAACAGCCGGGGTGCAGATCGTTACGGGTGATACGAAAGTTGTTGACCACGGCAAAGGAGACGGGATTTTCGTCAATACCGCCGGCATCGGGATAATTGCTAGAAATATCAATATCTCTCCTGCCGGAGTTAAGGTGGGAGATGTGGTCCTTCTCAGCGGCGATATCGGCCGCCACGGTATGGCTATAATGGCTGCCCGGGAGGGTCTGGCTTTTGAGTCAACTATCGAAAGCGACTGCGCGCCTTTATCCGAGCCGGTTATGAACCTGCTCGCGGCGGGAATAGAAATTCGCTGCCTCCGCGACCTGACCCGCGGCGGTCTGGCCAGCGCCCTGGTCGAGATTGCCGAAACATCAAAATGCCATATTGAGATTGAGGAGACGGCTATCCCGGTTCAGGAGAATGTTAAAGGGGCCTGTGAAATTCTTGGTCTGGATCCCCTATACGTGGCCAACGAGGGGCGCATGGTGGTTTTTGTGAGGGCTGCCGATGCGGAAAAAGCGTTGGCCCTCCTGCGGGCGCACCCATGCGGAGCCCATGCAGCCATTATTGGCCACGTTCACCAAGCGCCGGCATCGATGGTCACGATGAAAAGCAGGATTGGCGCCAGCCGTATTGTCGATATGATTAGCGGCGAACAATTACCGCGAATCTGCTAA
- the hypD gene encoding hydrogenase formation protein HypD, whose product MKYLDEYRDGRAAREFAKAIARVVTRPWIIMEVCGGQTHAIVKFGVDELLPKEITLLHGPGCPVCVTPVELIDKAVEIASRPGVIFASFGDMLRVPGTSGDLLSVKASGGDVRIVYSPLDALKIARENPEKEIVFFAVGFETTAPANAMAAVQAKQMELKNFSLLVSHVLVPPAIEAILSFSDNRVQGFLAAGHVCAVMGYTEYEPIASNYHVPIIVAGFEPVDILQGIYMCVRQLEEGRATVENQYSRVVNRAGNLPAQKLMREVFRVIPRKWRGIGEIPFSGLGLEGEYKFFDAELRFDLAGRSVEEASECISGLILRGVKKPPECPAFAARCNPEHPLGATMVSSEGACAAYYRYRRFQPLSDNSIIG is encoded by the coding sequence GTGAAGTATCTCGATGAATATCGTGATGGCCGGGCCGCCCGGGAATTTGCCAAAGCCATCGCTCGAGTTGTCACCCGTCCCTGGATCATTATGGAGGTCTGCGGGGGACAAACCCATGCCATTGTCAAATTCGGCGTGGATGAACTTCTGCCCAAAGAAATCACTCTCCTGCACGGCCCCGGCTGTCCGGTCTGCGTCACGCCGGTGGAGTTGATCGATAAAGCGGTCGAAATCGCCTCGCGACCCGGAGTGATTTTTGCCTCCTTCGGCGATATGCTCAGAGTGCCGGGCACGTCCGGAGACCTCCTTTCGGTCAAGGCTTCCGGGGGGGATGTCCGGATTGTCTATTCTCCGCTGGACGCCCTCAAGATTGCCCGGGAGAATCCCGAAAAGGAAATAGTTTTCTTTGCCGTCGGTTTTGAAACGACCGCTCCGGCTAATGCCATGGCCGCAGTCCAGGCGAAGCAGATGGAGCTGAAAAACTTCTCGCTGTTGGTGTCCCATGTTCTGGTCCCCCCTGCCATCGAGGCGATTCTCTCTTTCTCCGATAATCGTGTTCAGGGTTTCCTGGCTGCCGGGCATGTCTGCGCGGTCATGGGATATACCGAATATGAACCGATCGCAAGTAATTATCATGTCCCCATTATAGTCGCCGGATTCGAGCCGGTGGATATCCTTCAGGGAATTTATATGTGTGTCCGCCAACTGGAGGAAGGGCGCGCAACAGTGGAAAATCAATACTCCCGGGTTGTGAATCGCGCCGGCAACCTGCCGGCTCAGAAATTGATGAGAGAAGTATTTCGGGTCATCCCGAGAAAATGGCGCGGCATCGGGGAAATTCCTTTCAGCGGTCTGGGTCTTGAGGGCGAGTATAAATTCTTTGATGCCGAACTCCGTTTCGACCTGGCCGGCAGATCGGTCGAGGAAGCCTCGGAGTGCATCAGCGGTCTGATTCTGCGCGGGGTAAAGAAACCTCCGGAATGCCCGGCCTTTGCCGCCCGTTGCAATCCCGAGCATCCGCTGGGGGCGACCATGGTCTCTTCCGAAGGGGCCTGTGCGGCATATTACCGTTACCGCCGTTTTCAACCTCTATCGGATAATTCAATTATAGGATAA
- a CDS encoding HypC/HybG/HupF family hydrogenase formation chaperone produces the protein MCLAIPGKVLSITGDDPLTRTGRVSFGGTIREVNLTCVPEANVDDYVLVHVGVAISVIDEQEAEQVFEYLAEIERLSDSGDEKQ, from the coding sequence ATGTGTTTAGCAATTCCCGGCAAGGTGTTAAGTATTACCGGTGATGATCCTCTGACACGAACCGGACGGGTCAGTTTTGGCGGCACTATCAGAGAGGTCAATTTAACCTGTGTGCCTGAAGCCAACGTCGATGATTATGTCCTGGTTCATGTCGGGGTGGCGATAAGTGTTATCGACGAACAGGAGGCCGAACAGGTCTTCGAGTACCTGGCCGAAATTGAGAGATTATCCGATTCCGGAGACGAGAAACAGTGA
- the hypF gene encoding carbamoyltransferase HypF: protein MRGAVQGVGFRPFVFRLATELELTGWVNNSARGVTIELEGPENRLERFLLRVGPEKPPRSFIQSLEYSYLDPSHYKSFEIHESDQTGDKTALILPDIATCPDCLNDMRDSKNRRYLYPFTNCTNCGPRYSIISALPYDRPNTTMSYFVMCEECRDEYENPRNRRFHAQPNACPKCGPHIELWDAKGKVEQSSHAALLAAAEGIRNGHIVAVKGIGGFHLMVDARNDEAVIGLRQRKGREEKPFALMYPSLEAARRECHVSDLEARLLLSPESPIVLLKRHAPADTAVGSISSSIAPGNPHLGIMLPYSPLHHILMDELGFPIVATSGNISDEPICTDEREALARLGGIAELFLAHNRPIARPIDDSVVRVMMGREMVIRRARGYAPLPVPLKKEMPRIFAVGAHLKNTIAISIGKEAFISQHIGDLETAQAYEAFENAGADFRKLYDFAPKMLASDLHPGYLSSQFAEKQGLPVVHVQHHYAHILSCMAENEITPPVLGVSWDGTGLGTDGTIWGGEFLEISEYGFRRAGYFRTFPLPGGDKAIREPRRTALGLLFEMYGGKMPEQLNMPSIAAFTSQEMAILKQMLEKSINSHYTSSAGRLFDAVASIIGIRQETKYEGQAAMELEYALDGFDTEASYPFLIDCNSETKIIDWQPMIEEVIKDRRSDAPGGLIAARFHNTMVEIIVEMARSSGEKRVVLSGGCFQNRYLTERAVTRLRAEGFLPCWHQRIPPNDGGIALGQIVAAAMADSKEGNE, encoded by the coding sequence CGCGGCGCGGTACAAGGAGTGGGTTTTCGCCCCTTCGTATTTCGCCTTGCCACCGAGCTGGAACTGACCGGCTGGGTGAATAATTCCGCCCGGGGCGTCACCATTGAACTGGAAGGCCCCGAGAATAGACTCGAGCGATTCCTCCTGCGAGTCGGACCGGAAAAACCGCCGCGGTCGTTTATCCAGAGTCTTGAATATTCTTATCTCGACCCAAGCCATTATAAGAGCTTTGAAATCCACGAAAGTGATCAGACCGGTGACAAAACGGCTCTCATCCTGCCCGATATTGCAACCTGCCCTGACTGTCTCAATGATATGCGGGATTCTAAGAACCGGCGTTATCTTTATCCTTTCACCAATTGTACCAATTGCGGCCCCCGCTACAGCATTATTTCGGCCCTGCCGTACGATCGCCCCAATACGACCATGTCCTATTTTGTCATGTGTGAGGAATGTCGGGACGAATATGAAAACCCGCGAAATCGCCGTTTCCATGCCCAACCCAATGCCTGCCCGAAATGCGGCCCGCATATTGAACTATGGGATGCTAAAGGTAAAGTGGAACAAAGCAGTCACGCGGCGCTGTTGGCGGCTGCAGAGGGAATCAGAAACGGACATATCGTGGCTGTAAAAGGGATTGGTGGATTTCATTTAATGGTGGATGCTCGCAATGATGAGGCGGTAATAGGACTGCGGCAAAGGAAGGGGCGCGAGGAGAAGCCTTTCGCCCTGATGTATCCGTCGCTGGAAGCGGCGCGAAGGGAATGCCATGTCTCCGACCTGGAGGCTCGACTATTGCTTTCTCCCGAATCACCCATTGTCCTTTTGAAACGACATGCGCCCGCTGACACCGCGGTCGGAAGTATTTCGTCTTCGATTGCCCCTGGGAATCCCCACCTGGGGATCATGCTGCCCTACTCACCCCTGCACCATATCTTAATGGATGAACTTGGTTTCCCTATCGTCGCCACCAGCGGAAATATTTCGGACGAACCGATTTGCACCGATGAAAGAGAGGCTCTGGCACGGCTGGGTGGCATTGCCGAGTTATTTCTAGCACATAACCGCCCTATTGCCCGACCGATTGATGATTCGGTGGTAAGAGTAATGATGGGACGGGAAATGGTCATCCGCCGGGCGCGGGGATATGCCCCTCTGCCGGTGCCACTCAAAAAAGAGATGCCCCGAATTTTCGCCGTGGGCGCACATCTCAAAAATACCATAGCTATTTCCATCGGAAAAGAAGCATTTATCAGCCAGCATATCGGCGATCTGGAGACGGCTCAGGCCTATGAAGCATTTGAAAATGCCGGCGCCGATTTTCGCAAGCTTTACGATTTCGCCCCGAAAATGCTCGCCTCCGATCTGCATCCCGGCTACCTCTCTTCCCAGTTTGCCGAAAAACAGGGATTACCAGTGGTACACGTTCAGCACCATTATGCCCATATTCTTTCCTGCATGGCGGAAAACGAAATCACTCCTCCGGTTCTGGGCGTTTCATGGGACGGCACCGGACTCGGCACCGACGGCACTATCTGGGGCGGCGAATTTCTGGAAATATCGGAATATGGCTTCCGGAGGGCGGGATATTTCCGCACCTTTCCCCTCCCGGGAGGTGATAAGGCAATCAGAGAACCAAGGCGTACAGCTCTGGGGCTTTTATTTGAGATGTATGGGGGGAAAATGCCGGAGCAATTGAATATGCCTTCTATTGCCGCCTTTACTTCTCAGGAAATGGCAATTCTGAAGCAGATGCTTGAAAAGTCAATCAACTCGCATTATACTTCCAGCGCCGGACGGCTCTTTGATGCGGTCGCCTCCATAATAGGAATCAGGCAGGAGACAAAGTATGAAGGACAGGCAGCTATGGAACTGGAATATGCACTTGATGGATTTGACACCGAAGCATCATATCCTTTCCTGATTGATTGTAATTCGGAAACCAAAATAATCGACTGGCAGCCAATGATAGAAGAGGTGATTAAAGATCGGCGCAGTGATGCTCCCGGCGGTCTGATAGCGGCCAGGTTTCATAATACGATGGTCGAAATAATTGTGGAAATGGCCCGAAGCAGCGGTGAAAAAAGGGTTGTTCTCAGCGGCGGTTGTTTTCAGAATCGCTACCTGACAGAGCGGGCGGTCACCCGGCTTCGAGCCGAAGGATTTCTCCCCTGCTGGCATCAGAGAATCCCCCCTAATGACGGCGGCATCGCTCTGGGGCAAATAGTGGCGGCGGCGATGGCGGATTCAAAGGAAGGAAATGAATAA